One segment of Ipomoea triloba cultivar NCNSP0323 chromosome 12, ASM357664v1 DNA contains the following:
- the LOC115999801 gene encoding lisH domain-containing protein C1711.05-like isoform X3 has protein sequence MANQLTDECKSLLLHSVLQYLHRNGFSKTLKRFLKEAQIKGDSWKSSSFDLENMYCKYLDTCSYSQCLLWSFMICRNDAKSNFKGQKEQEQHEDGGHESKEVNNQTSAGDTITMKKKKKSNKDKENTVVCMTEIVDGHAKPAPKADEILTDQKLNESNVKSKSKKGEKVSASFNPVDQESEVTKEAVLGSVCDLQAESTEKVKDKKRKKKSALTSESYEGNENQLAQVSGGKQETSECLACQSNDSKNVDEGNAKKEKKKKSKSSKQDTDSFAQNSVEEKPVIKNNHGSFDTIGNGDTHFKDSKKRKRMASDENANQQVEGEDIEESKRRKTEAVKEANNGLENSALEKSRQKQHNDSSEPRTVNAFQRVKVDEVEFVDDRLRDNSYWAKGGADSGYGAKAQEVLGQVRGRGFRHEKTKKKRGSYRGGQIDLQSHSIKFNYSDED, from the exons ATGGCAAACCAACTCACTGATGAATGCAAGTCTCTCCTTCTCCACTCTGTCCTCCAGTATCTCCACCGCAACGGCTTCTCCAAAACCCTCAAGCGCTTTCTTAAGGAAGCTCAGATTAAG GGTGATAGCTGGAAGTCTAGTTCATTTGATTTGGAGAATATGTATTGCAAATATCTAGACACTTG ttCCTACTCTCAATGCTTGTTGTGGTCTTTTATGATATGCAGGAATGATGCCAAATCAAATTTCAAAGGTCAGAAAGAACAAG AGCAACATGAAGATGGAGGACATGAGAGTAAGGAAGTCAATAACCAGACTAGTGCTGGAGATACTATTActatgaaaaagaagaagaagagtaacAAGGATAAGGAGAACACCGTAGTGTGCATGACTGAAATTGTTGATGGGCATGCCAAACCTGCTCCAAAGGCGGATGAGATCTTAACGGATCAAAAGCTCAATGAATCAAATGTCAAATCTAAAAGTAAGAAAGGTGAAAAGGTATCTGCTTCTTTCAACCCTGTTGATCAAGAATCAGAGGTGACGAAAGAGGCTGTTCTTGGTTCAGTATGTGACTTACAGGCTGAGAGCACTGAGAAGGTGAAAGAcaagaaaaggaagaagaagagtgcATTAACATCTGAATCATACGAAGGCAATGAAAACCAATTAGCTCAGGTGTCTGGAGGAAAACAAGAGACCTCAGAATGTTTGGCATGTCAAAGTAATGATAGTAAAAATGTTGATGAGGGCAATgctaaaaaggaaaaaaagaaaaaaagcaagTCTAGCAAACAGGATACTGATTCTTTTGCACAGAACTCTGTTGAAGAAAAGCCAgtgataaaaaataatcatggaAGTTTTGACACTATAGGAAATGGAGATACTCATTTTAAGGactctaagaaaagaaaaagaatggcTTCTGATGAAAATGCAAACCAGcaagttgaaggagaagataTTGAAGAATCTAAGCGAAGAAAGACTGAAGCTGTGAAAGAAGCAAATAATGGATTGGAAAACTCTGCACTGGAGAAGTCCAGGCAGAAACAACACAATGATTCATCTGAG CCTAGAACCGTAAATGCTTTCCAAAGGGTTAAAGTGGATGAAGTGGAATTTGTTGACGACAGGCTTCGGGATAATTCTTATTGGGCAAAG GGTGGTGCAGATTCTGGCTATGGTGCCAAAGCACAGGAAGTCTTGGGACAGGTCAGAGGAAG GGGCTTCCGGCATGAAAAGACCAAGAAGAAGAGGGGTTCTTACAGGGGAGGGCAAATTGATCTACAATCCCATTCAATTAAGTTCAACTATTCTGATGAGGACTGA
- the LOC115999801 gene encoding lisH domain-containing protein C1711.05-like isoform X1: protein MPESVKINPIPYSDLGLFALKPRQVLLALQKKQQSSSMANQLTDECKSLLLHSVLQYLHRNGFSKTLKRFLKEAQIKGDSWKSSSFDLENMYCKYLDTCSYSQCLLWSFMICRNDAKSNFKGQKEQEQHEDGGHESKEVNNQTSAGDTITMKKKKKSNKDKENTVVCMTEIVDGHAKPAPKADEILTDQKLNESNVKSKSKKGEKVSASFNPVDQESEVTKEAVLGSVCDLQAESTEKVKDKKRKKKSALTSESYEGNENQLAQVSGGKQETSECLACQSNDSKNVDEGNAKKEKKKKSKSSKQDTDSFAQNSVEEKPVIKNNHGSFDTIGNGDTHFKDSKKRKRMASDENANQQVEGEDIEESKRRKTEAVKEANNGLENSALEKSRQKQHNDSSEPRTVNAFQRVKVDEVEFVDDRLRDNSYWAKGGADSGYGAKAQEVLGQVRGRGFRHEKTKKKRGSYRGGQIDLQSHSIKFNYSDED, encoded by the exons ATGCCTGAGAGTGTAAAGATAAACCCTATACCCTACTCAGATTTAGGTTTGTTTGCCTTGAAACCTCGGCAGGTCCTTCTTGCATTGCAGAAAAAGCAGCAGAGCTCATCAATGGCAAACCAACTCACTGATGAATGCAAGTCTCTCCTTCTCCACTCTGTCCTCCAGTATCTCCACCGCAACGGCTTCTCCAAAACCCTCAAGCGCTTTCTTAAGGAAGCTCAGATTAAG GGTGATAGCTGGAAGTCTAGTTCATTTGATTTGGAGAATATGTATTGCAAATATCTAGACACTTG ttCCTACTCTCAATGCTTGTTGTGGTCTTTTATGATATGCAGGAATGATGCCAAATCAAATTTCAAAGGTCAGAAAGAACAAG AGCAACATGAAGATGGAGGACATGAGAGTAAGGAAGTCAATAACCAGACTAGTGCTGGAGATACTATTActatgaaaaagaagaagaagagtaacAAGGATAAGGAGAACACCGTAGTGTGCATGACTGAAATTGTTGATGGGCATGCCAAACCTGCTCCAAAGGCGGATGAGATCTTAACGGATCAAAAGCTCAATGAATCAAATGTCAAATCTAAAAGTAAGAAAGGTGAAAAGGTATCTGCTTCTTTCAACCCTGTTGATCAAGAATCAGAGGTGACGAAAGAGGCTGTTCTTGGTTCAGTATGTGACTTACAGGCTGAGAGCACTGAGAAGGTGAAAGAcaagaaaaggaagaagaagagtgcATTAACATCTGAATCATACGAAGGCAATGAAAACCAATTAGCTCAGGTGTCTGGAGGAAAACAAGAGACCTCAGAATGTTTGGCATGTCAAAGTAATGATAGTAAAAATGTTGATGAGGGCAATgctaaaaaggaaaaaaagaaaaaaagcaagTCTAGCAAACAGGATACTGATTCTTTTGCACAGAACTCTGTTGAAGAAAAGCCAgtgataaaaaataatcatggaAGTTTTGACACTATAGGAAATGGAGATACTCATTTTAAGGactctaagaaaagaaaaagaatggcTTCTGATGAAAATGCAAACCAGcaagttgaaggagaagataTTGAAGAATCTAAGCGAAGAAAGACTGAAGCTGTGAAAGAAGCAAATAATGGATTGGAAAACTCTGCACTGGAGAAGTCCAGGCAGAAACAACACAATGATTCATCTGAG CCTAGAACCGTAAATGCTTTCCAAAGGGTTAAAGTGGATGAAGTGGAATTTGTTGACGACAGGCTTCGGGATAATTCTTATTGGGCAAAG GGTGGTGCAGATTCTGGCTATGGTGCCAAAGCACAGGAAGTCTTGGGACAGGTCAGAGGAAG GGGCTTCCGGCATGAAAAGACCAAGAAGAAGAGGGGTTCTTACAGGGGAGGGCAAATTGATCTACAATCCCATTCAATTAAGTTCAACTATTCTGATGAGGACTGA
- the LOC115999801 gene encoding lisH domain-containing protein C1711.05-like isoform X2, with protein sequence MPESVKINPIPYSDLGLFALKPRQVLLALQKKQQSSSMANQLTDECKSLLLHSVLQYLHRNGFSKTLKRFLKEAQIKGDSWKSSSFDLENMYCKYLDTWNDAKSNFKGQKEQEQHEDGGHESKEVNNQTSAGDTITMKKKKKSNKDKENTVVCMTEIVDGHAKPAPKADEILTDQKLNESNVKSKSKKGEKVSASFNPVDQESEVTKEAVLGSVCDLQAESTEKVKDKKRKKKSALTSESYEGNENQLAQVSGGKQETSECLACQSNDSKNVDEGNAKKEKKKKSKSSKQDTDSFAQNSVEEKPVIKNNHGSFDTIGNGDTHFKDSKKRKRMASDENANQQVEGEDIEESKRRKTEAVKEANNGLENSALEKSRQKQHNDSSEPRTVNAFQRVKVDEVEFVDDRLRDNSYWAKGGADSGYGAKAQEVLGQVRGRGFRHEKTKKKRGSYRGGQIDLQSHSIKFNYSDED encoded by the exons ATGCCTGAGAGTGTAAAGATAAACCCTATACCCTACTCAGATTTAGGTTTGTTTGCCTTGAAACCTCGGCAGGTCCTTCTTGCATTGCAGAAAAAGCAGCAGAGCTCATCAATGGCAAACCAACTCACTGATGAATGCAAGTCTCTCCTTCTCCACTCTGTCCTCCAGTATCTCCACCGCAACGGCTTCTCCAAAACCCTCAAGCGCTTTCTTAAGGAAGCTCAGATTAAG GGTGATAGCTGGAAGTCTAGTTCATTTGATTTGGAGAATATGTATTGCAAATATCTAGACACTTG GAATGATGCCAAATCAAATTTCAAAGGTCAGAAAGAACAAG AGCAACATGAAGATGGAGGACATGAGAGTAAGGAAGTCAATAACCAGACTAGTGCTGGAGATACTATTActatgaaaaagaagaagaagagtaacAAGGATAAGGAGAACACCGTAGTGTGCATGACTGAAATTGTTGATGGGCATGCCAAACCTGCTCCAAAGGCGGATGAGATCTTAACGGATCAAAAGCTCAATGAATCAAATGTCAAATCTAAAAGTAAGAAAGGTGAAAAGGTATCTGCTTCTTTCAACCCTGTTGATCAAGAATCAGAGGTGACGAAAGAGGCTGTTCTTGGTTCAGTATGTGACTTACAGGCTGAGAGCACTGAGAAGGTGAAAGAcaagaaaaggaagaagaagagtgcATTAACATCTGAATCATACGAAGGCAATGAAAACCAATTAGCTCAGGTGTCTGGAGGAAAACAAGAGACCTCAGAATGTTTGGCATGTCAAAGTAATGATAGTAAAAATGTTGATGAGGGCAATgctaaaaaggaaaaaaagaaaaaaagcaagTCTAGCAAACAGGATACTGATTCTTTTGCACAGAACTCTGTTGAAGAAAAGCCAgtgataaaaaataatcatggaAGTTTTGACACTATAGGAAATGGAGATACTCATTTTAAGGactctaagaaaagaaaaagaatggcTTCTGATGAAAATGCAAACCAGcaagttgaaggagaagataTTGAAGAATCTAAGCGAAGAAAGACTGAAGCTGTGAAAGAAGCAAATAATGGATTGGAAAACTCTGCACTGGAGAAGTCCAGGCAGAAACAACACAATGATTCATCTGAG CCTAGAACCGTAAATGCTTTCCAAAGGGTTAAAGTGGATGAAGTGGAATTTGTTGACGACAGGCTTCGGGATAATTCTTATTGGGCAAAG GGTGGTGCAGATTCTGGCTATGGTGCCAAAGCACAGGAAGTCTTGGGACAGGTCAGAGGAAG GGGCTTCCGGCATGAAAAGACCAAGAAGAAGAGGGGTTCTTACAGGGGAGGGCAAATTGATCTACAATCCCATTCAATTAAGTTCAACTATTCTGATGAGGACTGA